AAAACTTGAGTGGTTTCTGTAAATGGACcactccaaaaataaaaattgcaatctAGTTTGTCATGTCATCATGCCAGAATAGATGGACATGCATGAGAAAGTTAAATATTGGCAGAACAATCATTAGATAGGTAACAGTTATAAAACTGCATGCTATAGGAAAGCATGTGCATTGTAAAACTTTCATGCTGATACTTAGTCTTACATAACAAGTCTGCAAGCTTTGCTGAGCCTGCACTGCCATGTCTTGCACAACAGATCAAGACTATCAGTGGTAAACCTAATGAATATTCTAATATCTTCACAAGAATCAATCCAAGACTTTTCCCAAGAAGTATCAACTAACACCCTTTTTAAGGTTTCCAAAAGCAAGGTTTTTTTGTGATGCCACTGAAGAactaaaggattagttcacccaaaaataaaaattctgttattaattattcaccctgaTCTTGTtccaaaaaataaagatattttaaatgaaatcagaGTTCTCTCGTCCTAAACTAAAGAGAAAGGTGGCTTTAGTGATTCAACTGTAAACATACGAAGCTCCCTGAAtattttgtgtgccaaaaaaactgtaaaaacaactttattCACCAGTGTCTTCAGTATCAGATCAGAGTGCGCATTTACAATTATGACACTTGCATGTTGCGGTGCTGGCGCTAATGGCTACACGTTGCACTTCTTgcagtaaacacacaccctgatcTGACGCATGAGAGAAGATACAGATCAACAGAGTCATATTGACATATTTATTgcttgattacagttgaaccaagCCGCATGGAATGTTTGGAGAATGTTTTCGATTTCATTTCTGGACTTTGAAAATctcaggaccattgctgtctatggaggatgaaagAGCTCTTGAATTTCATCAACGAAGGTCTCAGGAGAttggaaccacatgagggtgagtaattaatgacagaatttttatttttgagtgaactaatctTTAAGAAGTGGGAGCTTTAAGTCAGCAGTTCTTAAAAGAACCATTTTATTGAAATGTGAAgagaattttaataattttaagaatatttttcaataataaaaaacattttgtggAATAAAAAGGTTCCAGGGATGTCTAAGGTTCCTCATAGAACCATCAGTGACAATATAACCTTTAATTtgcatataaagaaaaaaaaaagtccaataaTTCCAGTTGTGATTAATTTGGTGGATAGTAATTCTTGACCTTTCTGCAAGCATATCAATAAGATGGACAACATAAGGCAAAGTTCATATCTTGTATTTTAGATGGCATTTCTTTAAGCTGGTTTTGGTCTTATTTCTCAGTTCATACTCAGGGCAGATCCAGCATCCCATGTTCCTGTAGAGCTACTTCATTTCTCTTATACACTTTCTCTATTGCTTTCACAACCCTGTTCAGCACCACAGACGCCTCTGCCTGGGTTTTCACACAAACCAACTTGTAGAAATAAGATCGCTCAGGCATAGCGAGAAAGGCCAGCTCTGCAGCTTTCCTGGCCCACCAGGAGTGATGGCGGGCCAGTGTACGCTGGTAAGTCTCCTTGCAGAGGTCAGAAGGTCTTCGTAGACGCTCTCCTTTAGCCGCATCTTTCCCCAGTTCATGCAGGAAGTTCTGCAGCCAGAGCAGAGCACGGTGCAGACGCAGCAGTGTCCTGCAGCCAGAGTCCGTCTGCGTCTGGAAATCCACCAATCCATTCTCCAGCTCCAATTTAATCATAGACCGAACGGAAGTGTAACCCGAGGACAGAGTCTGGTCCATTTTACTGTAGTTTGAGGATTTTCTCTGAGCTAATTCCTTAGTGGTCCattttctttcattaattttcctctcTGCCTCTTCCGCTTTTTGTGCCAGGTCACGGATTATGGTGGTTTTTGACTCAATTTCTTGTGAAATGATACCCACTATTGGCCCCAAGGCTTCTAAAAACCTTAAAAGCACAAACAAATGACATACATTAGACATGATTTTACTTTCAGAACATATAGAAGATAAGAAAAACAATGcccccaaaataaaatacaatacatcctcacacacacacacaaaacatacataaatacaaacaaacaaacaaacaaataaaaccgcaaatcagaaaaggttgggacagtatggaaaacgcaattAAAACAAAGTAGTGAtttacaaatttactttgacgtgtgttttattgcagacaatatgaacacataatttgtcaacttcatttcaacttcatttaatttgtaaatattcatccttttctgtcattcagacctgcaacacattccataAAAAGTTGgcacaggagcaatttagggctaataatcaggtaaattggttaactaatgatgtgatttgaaacaggtgatgtcaacaggtgattgtaattagtatttggtacaaaagcagcatccaagaaaggtctagtcctttaggagcaaagatgggcagaggatcgccagtttgccaacaaatatgtaagaaaattattaaaaacaatgttcctcaaagaaagacatttggatatttcacattcaacagtgcataatataattaaaagattcaagaaatctggaggaatttcagtgtgtaaatgtcaagggtgcaagcctaagcagAACAACTGTGATCTCCAATACCttaggcagcactgcatcaagaattgtcATTCATCTATGTGTGATATCCCCACATGGGCCCagaactactttggcaaacctttgtcaagaaCCACAATAtgcagttacatccacaaatgccagttaaaactgtactgcgccaaaagaaagccctatgttaacagtgtccagaatcACTGTCGATTTCTCTGGGCTCTAAGGCATCTGGGATAGACCATTACACAGTGGAATCATGTACTGTGGTCAAATGAATcggtatttcaggtattttttgggagaaatgaacGGTGTGtcctccagaccaaagaagaaaaggatcatccagatttTTATCAGcagcaagtccaaaagccagggtctgtcatggtattgggTTGTTTTaatgcccttggcaaaggtaacatgcatttctgtgatggcaccattaatgcagAAAAGTATATGGAGATTTTACAGCACACTATGCTGCCTTATTTTCCAGGGACGcggtgtgaaaaggaatggcaacatttcaaagtggtaaatgctttactgttccaactttttttaattgtgttgcaAGAACTAAAATTAGAGTatgtgtttataaaaataaaaacatgaggaacacattaaacaatgtttttttgtattgtctgcaatgaaatacaagtcaaagtaaatttagaaatcagttctttatttttttatatttacgttTTCTATCTACTCTCTCAACTTTTTCTGATTCGAGGTTGTCATTTTTGTAATTACTTTGAGTAGGGGTTGTATGTAGCCACTAGTAAAGCATAATACACATTAGCTTACTTGATAAGCTCATCCCAGCTTGCCAAGTATGGCTTCAGCAGAACATCATTGGCAGCGAGTGGCGCTGCCTGCAGGTGAGCCAGCAAATAAGCAATCTGAAAACTCTGATCAGGACAAACGCTCAGGGGAGAATCTGAAGTGTTGTCTATTACCAAAGACACGACCTGAGAAAAAGACAAGAGATGAAAAAGTGAGGTAAGGAGGACATTCTGTATCTGGGGTGAGTAGGGGTGTGCAATGAGGCACACACAGACTGAAGCTCTACAATGAAAAACAGCCTACTAACATGAAGTAGTGTGAAAAAATTGTTTGCCCCTTAATActttttttcacacagggctatgtagttttggattttgttttcctttaataataaaaacctataCATTAAAGTTTTAACAAGTGTaacaaacatggtaaaaaaaatgaagaaacagTAAGGGAGCAAATACTTTTTCACGCCACTGTATATTGTGTTATCTATGTACTTCATTACTCTTACCTTGATTTTCACACTGTAAACTTCAGAATGGTGTTCTAGAATACGATCTACAATGAAAGAGGTAGAGGATGAGTTATGGGAAACGTTTAAAGAGGATGAGAAAAGGAAAAATAGCCAAATGCgtatttaaaaatcacattttcaCAAAGAAAGAAAGCTTGGTTTCAACTGTCCCATGCACATAAATGCATCTATGAGCTCTCTAAACATTTCCATGCATCGGATAAACCAAAATTGTTcattgaaaatatttataaataaaacttattctTAGCTGTTATCTTTTCCTCTTGTTGTTTCTTCTAGTGAAATCATTTACATTTcgtggaaaatatttaaataatcttgGCTTGAACTAGATTATCAAACTAGTGAGTCAAATGCACAGGGCTGGATTAACATAAGAACAAGGTGAGGCTGCAGTGAGCCCTGCATGGGAAGCCTGAGGGCCCACATAAGGAGGAGGTTCTTGATTGGCTGGACAATTATCATCATGATGCTAGAAATGCCTCTTTGcatgacactttcactttcaagtatacagtagtcaacatttgaagctgatcaaaaatgtttttcaaaattctcCTAAGACGAGAAtagttgttgaatagttttaagacaactttgatgaaaggttttgatccacttcaaaggTTTACTACTGTATGCTGTTTGGCTCGCTGGTTTTCAAAGCAGTGATACAAAATCTCTGGACTAGAGGTGGGGATTTAGTCCAATAGAAATTTTAAATAGCTCAGTTTAGCCCCTCTAACAGGGAGACATGCCATTTTTCATGGGACAATCCTTCAGCCCTATTTTTAGTGTGCTAGGCATTATACGAACAACTAAAACAAAGGTAACCAAGAACAAAAGAACAaagaaattagaaattagaacAAAGAGAGTtaccatttaaacaaaaattattatgGATTAACTTGCAGAAAGAGAAATTGGTGTAGTACCAAAAAACGCACCCCAAACAGATTATGCCTCTCCTCTATTATGAAATGGGACATAACAACAAGAGcggaggatccaaatgcagtgtTTATTAGGAAATGTCAAacaggcaagggtcaaaacaatAGCAGGAGCAAACAATAGCAACAGAGGTAACCCACAAGAGTTATCCACAAAACAGATGAGAGGTCAGGGGAGGCAGCAAACaatcaaaaacagctacagtccAAAATACAAATACAGCATGGCGAGAAACACAGGAAAAAGAACACAATCTTTCATGAACAGTATGGGACCAAATCaatacacaaacactgctgtagactatctcAGGTAAATAAAAGTCTGTTGGCCAAAACCAGTAAGAAAGCAAAGGTTTTTTACATTTACGcatttagcaaatgcttttatccaaaatgGCTGCACCAGTGAACACACATGCCCAGGGAGCAGTTGGAGATTCGAGGCCTTGCTCAAGAGAATCACCTTAGCCATGATATTAAGTTGAATATTCACCCCACCAACAATCCCTGCTGGTACTGAGACTCAAACTTGCAACCTTTGCACCCCAAGTCTAACTTTCTAACCATTAGGTAATGGCTgcacattatttttaacattaaatgaaaaggacagtagagattaaTTGACAGAAAATCATGGGGAGCAGTAAGAGAGAGGAAGGATTGATAATGGAGCTCAAACCAGGTATCAAACTTGGGACACCACCAGCACTTTAGTGTGTTATGTGTCAACACACTCACCGGCTATTGGCACAGAcggtacatttttttaatgtttactttGCCCCTTTAGATAGAAATTGACTACCAAGATcaaaattgctaaaaaaaaaatagaatttttgtaaaattctgtataaagaataaatacagtaagactatatttgtaattattcatCATCTACACTAGTTGTCATGAAACATACTTTTAAAGTCTTTATAAATGAcactttcaacaacaacaaatacagcttttgatttttatcatttatttttgaatattttct
This Danio aesculapii chromosome 5, fDanAes4.1, whole genome shotgun sequence DNA region includes the following protein-coding sequences:
- the gltpd2b gene encoding glycolipid transfer protein domain-containing protein 2; amino-acid sequence: MDVRCRACVVVIFVLLLLGSLCLHRILEHHSEVYSVKIKVVSLVIDNTSDSPLSVCPDQSFQIAYLLAHLQAAPLAANDVLLKPYLASWDELIKFLEALGPIVGIISQEIESKTTIIRDLAQKAEEAERKINERKWTTKELAQRKSSNYSKMDQTLSSGYTSVRSMIKLELENGLVDFQTQTDSGCRTLLRLHRALLWLQNFLHELGKDAAKGERLRRPSDLCKETYQRTLARHHSWWARKAAELAFLAMPERSYFYKLVCVKTQAEASVVLNRVVKAIEKVYKRNEVALQEHGMLDLP